DNA from Carassius carassius chromosome 25, fCarCar2.1, whole genome shotgun sequence:
TTTCAGAATTTCGCAGCCACTGGtcaccctgtgtagaaaactggcagaagacaaaaaaagtgTTAACTAGCCTGTCGGTTTCGAATCAACATGCGAGTTACTTCccagaaaaaaagtgataatggccttgatttcacttctacagtcgtggccaaaagttgagaattacataaatattagttttcaaaaagtttgctgctaaacttcttttagatctttgtttcagttgtttctgtgatgtactgaaatataattacaagcacttcatacatttcaaaggcttttatcgacaattacatgacatttatgcaaagagtcagtatttgcagtgttggcccttctttttcaggacctctgcaattcgactgggcatgctctcaatcaacttctgggccaaatcctgactgatagcaacccattctttcataatcacttcttggagtttgtcagaattagtgggtttttgtttgtcaacccgcctcttgaggattgaccacaagttctcaatgggattaagatctggggagtttccaggccatggacccaaaatttcaacattctggtccccgagccacttagttatcacttttgccttatggcacggtgctggaaaatgcattgttcttcaccaaactgttgatggattgttggaagaagttgctgttggatggtgttttggtaccattctttattcatggctgtgtttttgggcagaattgtgagtgagcccactcccttggatgagaagcaaccccacacatgaatggtgtcaggatgctttactgttggcatgacacaggactgatggtagcgctcaccttttcttctccggacaagcctttttccagatgccccaaaaaatcggaaaggggcttcatcggagaatatgattttgccccagtcctcagcagtccattcactatactttctgcagaagatcaatctgtccctgatgttttttttggagagaagtggcttctttgctgcccttcttgacaccaggccatcttccaaaagtcttctcctcactgtgcgtgcagatgcgctcacacctgcctgctgccattcctgagcaagctctgcactggtggcactccgatcccgcagctgaatcctctttaggagacgatcctggcgcttgctggactttcttggacgccctgaagccttctttacaagaattgaacctctttccttgaagttcttgatgatcctataaattgttgatttaggtgcaatcttagtagccacaatatccttgcctgtgaagccatttttatgcaacgcagtgatggctgcatgcgtttctttgcaggtcaccatggttaacaatggaagaacaatgatttcaagcatcaccctccttttaacatgtcaagtctgccattctaacccaatcagcctgacataatgatctccagccttgttaacaagacgattactgaaatgatctcagcaggtccttatgacagcaatgaaatgcagtggaaaggtttttttgggattaagttaattttcatagcaaagaaggactatgcaattcatctgatcactcttcataacattctggagtatatgcaaattgctattataaaaacttaagcagcaacttttccaatttccaatatttatgtaattctcaaaacttttgaccaCGACTGTAATCTTAAGTTTAGCAGTTCAGTTTTTTTAGCACTTTTTAGCACTTATTTAAGCACTTTTAAGCACTTGTAATTGTTTagaagaaaacactttatttgacatagtacttttaaataaatggtacAAAGCATAATCATTGAAGAGTCATGTCTATCTCCGTCTCAGTTCATCAGTTTTTTAAAGCACTTTAAGCTCTTGTTACTGTGTTTGTTATTATCGTCAATATTTGAAGTAAGTCCGTCTATGCAGTTTctctccaccccccccccccccaaaaaaaatcaggatttttttctactttaacccctgcatattatattataatgcttgactgactgatgttaagtggaatttcagttatttaaaatctGTGGCCTTACATAGCTCTATACTGTGACCTAATGGTTGCATTTTGCAATaacaaaagtattaagcagcactaCTGTTTCCATCTTTTATAATATgaaatgcaccaaatcagcatatcttaacattaacattaaaaactggtaatgttttaaaaaaaaattatatttcacaatatttctgtttttatttttttaagtctaatcatgcaggcttgatgaggaTAAAATACTTCAACAAATCTTTTGAACAGTGTTGTATAATTTGGAATAAGAGCAATCAGTGTTCTTTTTAGGTTCCCTTTAATGTCCAAGTTGTCTTGTCAGATGACTAATGACTACTCGCGTTACTGAGATGGAGGTTAATGCTAGGCATGCTTGTTCTCTTGTAGTCAGTGTTGAGCAGTTCAGTGCTGAACTCCAGTCAGTTGGGGGATTCACCCTTCTACCCAGGAAAGACCACGTATGGAGGAGCTGCTGCGATGAGATCGGCTCGTTCGCGCCCAGCTACTCCTTACCAGGTATGAACAATCATGCCAATGATTGACTCTTATTTCATAGGCCAGTactattatttcatattacattttatacttttataaaattgtaaaatctGGTCTGTGGTTGCTCAGCCTCCCGTTAGGAGACAGATAAAGGCAAAGCCAGCTGGAGCTCAACCCTGTGGAGTAACCAGTGCCACAGCGAGACGCATCCTACAGTCCCTGGAGCGCATGTCCAGTCCTCTTGCTGTGAGTTCACTGTCTGTCGCTATCTGCTatggtatacatttttttaaatcaaataaaacatttcagtgtTACTAAGCCTGTAGAAGAAAGAAAGAGTTTAAAATTGAACAAATAGATTTAGATGTGGAATCCTTAGATGTGGAAAAAGCAACAaaagcatttcattttaaaacatgttttggtAACTTTGCAGGATGCAAAAAGAATTCCGTCTACAGTTTCATCACCTCTGTCAGCTGTAAGTACCAAGTCATGGTAGTTTTTACTCTGCAACACTTTGAAATTCACTTCTATTGAGTTTTCAGTCCATACAGTCTTTAaactttccttttttattttttcagtcacTGAATCACACAGACCTTGACGTTTCAAATTTTCAGTCAAAGAGGAAAAGGGTGAGTCTACAGCTATTTATGAATTTGAAGTGTAAGATTAAAATCGGGGTCTATCTTGGATGTGtagggaaaaaaaacactttttttcatgcTTATAAACAATTTATAACTGTACCTTAGTGCATCTTGTAAAATTGGCAACTTTTACTTTGCTTCTGCTGCTCGTCTTTAACTGTGAACAAATGTGGCAGCTGGCTACTAATCCCAAACAATGTGCCTATTCACCCAACACTAGAAACCTAAAGGCTGTAATAACCATTTGTGGCAGATGTCCATAATCCAACATATCCTGGGCTGTAAGATTGTTGTTTCGCAGTTCAAGTGGGCACACTTGATTAATCAAAGCAGACGTGTGCATGCCACTTGAAAATTTGGATGTAGAAATATAAAATAGCTGTATgggtaatcacacacacacacgcacacgcgcgcacacacatatATCTCCAGAAAATGGATAGCCTAGTATCCTTTGCACAGTGGTGTAGGGAACTGTCTGCTGTATTTGTAATGTTGTTCCTTCAACACACAGCTGGAGCCGTCAGTCCCTCCTGTGCAAAAGCTGGTGGTCCCTGCAGCTGCTGCAGTGTCTGGTAACCGTTCGGTATCCTTTAGACCATCACTGACCCCAGGTGGAGTGAACAGAGTGGAGAAAAATAACAGGGAGACTGTGAGTTCAATAATTAACAATGCATCCTGCATTAAATTTCACCATATGActatataaaacaaatgtaatgaATGGTAAATTTTGACTCTttgactgtttaaaaaaaaattcagccttagtgagcatgaagacttttctttcaaaaaaaaattttaataacgTTTTACTCACCCCAAACTTCTAAACCGTAATGTACATTGTCCACCTAACGCTGAAACTGTCTACAAAAACTGCAAGCACTGTAATAAAGTGGATTTTAGCAAGTCTGCATTTTGAGCTCTTCCAGAGAACTAACTTTTGTTTTTTCTGCCTTTTGTAGCCGGTAAGACAATCCCCTCCCATTTCAGATCATGTCCAGGCTCCCTCTCCCAGGTAAGAGTGAATAATTTGATCGTTTgattctctattctttttttaatgggaCAAGGAGAACTGTTAGTGGCTTCACTTGCATATGTACTCAGTCCATCAATTTGTTTGTCCCAGCACAAGCAGTTTGTCCTACCCCTTGTCCAGCACGCCTGCAGTCAGTAGCGCTGGTTCTAGAGGGGGCAAAATGAAGAGGGATAGGGCCATCAGACCTTCATCCAAaaaacctgacgatgaggtcagaGACTTGAGTAGAGTAGAACTTATTTTGAAGCTGTCCAACGGAATGGTTTGATCCTCATGTAAACTGTTCTCCTTTCAGTTTGCCGAGGAACCAGACCTGCCCCCTGCCTCTCTTCCCAGCAATTTCACTTTGCCAACATTTAATTTCTCCTCTCCTACCCCCACCTTATCGCTCACCTCCAGTACTAAACCATTTGCAACTGCCTCTGAGGAACCGGCAGCATATAAGGTATTACCTCCCCTCTGACCCTTTAGAATTGTGCCCTCTGTCTGCTGTTGTCTTGGCTTATCAAGCTGACAGAGGTTCATAGCAGTTATGGTGGACGAGTATTTGTAATGTGccatttttattggttttatcagGAGCCAGCTGCACCATCCACACCACCATCTGTCCCCTTCACATTCTCTTCGCCTATCGTCAAGGCAACAGCTGCCAGTCCTCCAACTTTCTCTCCATCAGTAGGTCTTCTTTGTTCTCGTACTCtttacatttaatacaaaacaaGGAAATGCAATAATGATCCTTCCCTGCAGTCTGGATTCACCTTCAGTGCGCCTACTATGAAGATGGGCCCCTCTTACTCCAATGGGAAAATTGTTCCAACAGTAGCACCAGGTAAGGTTTGACTTACAAAGCAGTTGTATTTTCAATTGAAGTAATGTTATAGTATTTACTACCACTCCGTATGTTTTGCAGTCAAATCAGTGGCCAGTGAAGAAAAGGAGTTTGAAGGGCCCTTCAAACCTGCAAAGGTTTTAAAACAGGGCAGTGTATTGGATATACTTAAGGGACCTGGTACGACTGGCTTttcctgattttatttttttttacttgtaatttTTTGAAGGCCATTGCTTTTTGCATGCATTTACCCTTTTCTTATTTTTAGGATTTGCATCCCCTGCTCAGAATGCAGTTGATAAACCTTTGCCGTCTACATCAACAtcctctgttcctctttcgggTTTTGGGGACAAGTTCAGGCCACCTGCAGGGTCGTGGAGCTGTGGCACTTGTCTACTGCAAAACAAGTCCTCGGACAAGACGTGTGTAGCTTGTCTTGCACCGCAACCCAACACAGACTCTGCCTCTAAATCAGACCGTAAAACCACAGAAGCTCCTGCAAGCATCAGCTCCCTCTTCGCTCCTCCAGCTGGTAGCTGGGACTGTGACACATGTTTGGTCAGGAACAAACCGGATGTAGTTAAATGTGTAGCTTGTGACACATCCAAACCAGGGACTGGAGTGAAATCCAGCCTGACTTTACCAGCTCTTTCTGAAGCCTCGTCCACTCTCTCTGCCACCTCTTCTGCAACCACCACAGCAACAACAACTGCTTCTTCAGCAACTGGACTGTTAGGATTTGGGGACAAATTTAAGAAGCCAGAGGGGTCTTGGGAATGTGATGTATGCATGGTTCAAAACAAGGCACAGGATGTGAAATGTGTAGCCTGTCAGAGCTCTAAACCTGGTAAAGTTTTAGTAATGCGGTtaagatttaaaacattttaatgcccagaaataaataaaaaatatttgcataCGTCATGTCTTACTCGGTCTATTACAGGAGCTGTAGCCGCAGCGGTCTCGACTACAGTCTCTGCACCTGCAAGCACTGCTGCGCCTTTGATAGGATTCGGGGAGAAGTTTAAGAAACCTGAGGGGAGCTGGGAGTGTGAGGTGTGCTGTATTCAGAATAAGGCAGAGGACCAGCAGTGTGTGGCTTGCCAGTCAGCAAAACCAGGAGCTAAAATAGAGTCCAAAGGTAAAGTGCCTTGCAATGATATTTCCATTAGTCAGGAGACTTCAAAGCAGCTGCTTACTGTTTTGTAGGAGCAGGCTGATGACCAGAATTCTCATTTCTTTTTCAGGTTTTAGTTCATCATTTGGCGTTCAGTCCAACAGTACAGAATCAGGTTCATCTGGTTTTAAGTTTGGTACCAGTTCTACGTACTCAACCTCTGCTGGACTGAAGTTTGGAGGCACTTTCTCAGATACTACTTCCACCACAAGTGGATTTAAATTTGGATTTGGGTCCTCCAACTCAATCTCAAAATCGGAGGGCTTCAAATTTGGAGGCTTATCCTCGGATGCAGCTTCTGGTGGGGTCACACTTGAGTGTGCCTCATCAGAATCCACAGCAAAAACAGAGAGCTTGTCAAAGGGCTTTACATTTGGTGGATCCGTAGATGACTCGCTTGAAAAAAAGACTAAATCTCAGGATTCTAGTACAGGATTTAAATTTGGTGATGGTGGAATAACTTTCAGCTCTCAAGCTTCTGGTTCCGAAAACTCAGCATTTTTGTTTGGAGCTAAACCCAGTGAGAAAGGAAGCTCAGATTCATCCTTTAGTTTTTCTGTGCCCCCATCAAAAGCTGAGAAAGATGATGCTCCTGCTTCCTCAGAAACAGTTTCGACCACTGCAACAATGACGGCAGCGAATGTCATTCCTATTTTTGGCAAGTCTTTAGTAGCTGAATCTTCTGCATTGAAATTTGGGGAACCATCAACGAAAGAGCAAACTCTAGTGACGTCCACCTTCACCTTCGGaaaaacagaagagaaaaagGACACCTCTGCACCCTCCGGTGCATTCTTATTCGGTGCTTCCAAGGAAGCTGACAAACCGGCACCAACCTTGGGCTTCTCTTTTGGTGAGCCGGACCCTCCAAAAGATTTCCCCAAGCCTACACTTACATTTGGGAAACCTGCTGATTCAGCAGAAGCCCCAAAACCGTCATTTAGTTTTGGACAGAGCATGACAGGTAAGTGGAGGGGTCTTTTCTAATTTCTTGATGGCTTTCCTTATGTTGTAGTAATACCTCCGTTTGACTGTACGACTGTGTTTTCCAGAAACATCTGCTCCAAAGCCCCCTTTTGGCTTCATGGCCAACTCCTCAAGCACCCCAGCTTCGTCCAGCTCAATTCCCAGCCTTTTTGGCACTCCCTCTACCTCTTCCCTGACTCCCACACCTGCTCCCTCGAGTACCTTTGTGTTTGGCCAGAATACCTCCACTGATCATACCGTGGCAAAGACTTTCATGTTTGGACAGCAGCCGCTGGACAGCCAGCCAACACCTCCTGCAGCACCTTCTGCTGCACCTGCCCCAGTACAACCCTTCCAATTTGGCTCTGGCACAAACTCATCCTCCCCTGCATTCACTTTTGGTGCCGTTGCGTCCTCCACCCCAGCCTCTTCCGGTTAGTTTTTCACCAAACATCTCATTGTTGTCTTGTGTGGTTCtgacattttgtatgtttttgtgtacaACTGTGTCTAAATTCACTGATCTCTTTCAGCCCCAGCTCCACTTGCCAACCCTTCCCCATTTGTCTTTAGTTCTGTCACACCTTCATCTGGCTTTGGTTCTGGACAGACCCCCATCTTCGGTCAAAGTGTGTCTCAACCCAGTGCTCCAGCATTTGGGTCAGCAGCACCTTCATTTTCGGCCACCGCTTCGCCAGCTTCTGCCTTCGGAGCCAAGCCCAACTCTGCCTCTGTATTTGGTCAGCAAGCTAACCCTGCACCTACGTTTGGATCTGCTGCTTCCTCCACAGCCCAAGGTCAGAGACACTTCTGTTAACATCAGCAGAGAAAAAGAACAGTTTCTAACAAATCTCATGTCATCCTAAACCAGTATGATTAACTACTTGAGTGCATAACAACAATGTCCTAAATGCATTTTACCTTCAAAATACTACAAAATCAGTGATGTGGATGATTTACAAATTCAAACAGAGTTTTTGAGGGTGAAAATGGCCACCATGCTACCTAGTAAAACCTGCCAAAAATTGGTATGCATTTATGTAACCGTTACCCCATTTATTTTTTGAAGGAGGATTCCAGTTTGGAAGTACTGGTGGATTTGGAGCATCAGGGAGCAGCAATAGTGTGTTTGCCTTTGGGGCTGGATCAGCAGCTCCAGCAACTCCTGCCGCCAGTCCTGCCATGCCTGCTTTAAATCCTCCCTCTGGTGGGGGCTTTAGCTTTGGTCAGACCCCTTCTTTTAACATTGGGTAAGAAATTTTTCATCTGCTTCAACATTTTATTCAAACAGCTACacactttttttcccccaaatatttatatttacttttaactTCATTGTCTTTGTTACCAGCAGAAAAAGTTTATTAATGTGAACTTTCGCCGTAACAGGTCAGGAAAGAGTTCTTTCAACGCAACACCATCTGGGCAGAATTCAGTCGCTGGGCGTAAAATCAAAACTGCTGTTCGACGCAGGAAATAAATGTTGGAAAGGATTTGTTTTGGTTTGGACGTAGACTATTGGGGGTAAACACTGAAGTACTTAGTATTTTAAGCATGGCACTGATTTACTTGTAGTGCCAAGAGATTTGTTTTTTGCTATGGAGGTCATTGATAAACTGAATGGGGAACACTGGCCCACTCAAAGAACCTAAAGACTTAAAGATGCAAAATAACACATTACAATCAAGCAAAACCTTTTAAACAGGACAGTAATCTTCGCAGCATCTGCATTgtgtgcaggatttttttttttgtaagtaaatgacaaaaaaacaagaaTTTAATGATGCTCTGAAGAAGAAAAAGTGTTGATCGGTTGCTTATGCTTGGTGACTTCATATGGCTGAGAAACAGACCTATTTGCTGAATCTACAGAAAGGTGTGTTTTCTTGTACTGAAAGACCGGTGTATTTTTCTGTGCACAGGCTGTGTGTATGTATGGTTTCTTTTGTATGTGCCGAAAAGTGTTTGATGTAAAAATGTAGCCTGTGCGCCTGAGTGCTGTGCTGATGTGAGaagcaaaatgaatgttttaagGAGGTGGGGTGACGTCGAGGGCCGTGCACCTCCAATGCAGAGATTTGCAGGCAAGGAAGAAAAAGGAAAAGTCCTGAATTCTTCTCTCTAAATCCGTAGTTCTGAATCTGTTCACGTTCATCTTGTATACTTTTTTCTTATGTATTCCCTCTTATTTTGTCTACCCTGTCTATTTGATACcaacctctctttctctctagatTGTTTTCTTCTTGTCTTCTCATCCTTtaacttgtgcttttgaatcaaataattggcctttgaatattattaaaaaattgtaaatagtgactctttttttaatctgtgaagttttgtgtgttaaaccatctttttttgtgttctgtGTTCGGTCTTTTAGAAATTATGTAAAGCCCTTAATTCAAAGTTGCCCAAATCCATTTAAAAGTAAACTTAAATGCAAATTGGGGATCCTTTGAAGACTAAAGGAATATTGGCTTTTCTGATCCACTTTTGTTTGGACCAAAACCAGTATTGTAAAAAGtgttaagtatatatttttatatcactTGTTTAAATGGACTTAGGGTGACTTTGGATAATAAGGACATCTACTTAATTTTAAAGC
Protein-coding regions in this window:
- the LOC132104203 gene encoding nuclear pore complex protein Nup153-like isoform X2, with the protein product MAATGGGKIRSRRHHIASKPYAKGKQQQPGLISRVTDTVKSIVPSWLQKYFKNGEVPEGDTGAVGVDRNNVAPPPNGSDEVTPLPDGRHSPEPSTSNTEPSTTRASRNFHEALSRPPLNRTHLHFPSLDGSPALGGTSSLFSQPSTSTAPFSGSPFAVTSNFSLVKEIKDSSSQHEDDNISTTSGFSSRASDKDLPTSKNVPPLWSPETERTHSGSQTAHSGLKKPAFNLSVFGTSSSSVLSSSVLNSSQLGDSPFYPGKTTYGGAAAMRSARSRPATPYQPPVRRQIKAKPAGAQPCGVTSATARRILQSLERMSSPLADAKRIPSTVSSPLSASLNHTDLDVSNFQSKRKRLEPSVPPVQKLVVPAAAAVSGNRSVSFRPSLTPGGVNRVEKNNRETPVRQSPPISDHVQAPSPSTSSLSYPLSSTPAVSSAGSRGGKMKRDRAIRPSSKKPDDEFAEEPDLPPASLPSNFTLPTFNFSSPTPTLSLTSSTKPFATASEEPAAYKEPAAPSTPPSVPFTFSSPIVKATAASPPTFSPSSGFTFSAPTMKMGPSYSNGKIVPTVAPVKSVASEEKEFEGPFKPAKVLKQGSVLDILKGPGFASPAQNAVDKPLPSTSTSSVPLSGFGDKFRPPAGSWSCGTCLLQNKSSDKTCVACLAPQPNTDSASKSDRKTTEAPASISSLFAPPAGSWDCDTCLVRNKPDVVKCVACDTSKPGTGVKSSLTLPALSEASSTLSATSSATTTATTTASSATGLLGFGDKFKKPEGSWECDVCMVQNKAQDVKCVACQSSKPGAVAAAVSTTVSAPASTAAPLIGFGEKFKKPEGSWECEVCCIQNKAEDQQCVACQSAKPGAKIESKGFSSSFGVQSNSTESGSSGFKFGTSSTYSTSAGLKFGGTFSDTTSTTSGFKFGFGSSNSISKSEGFKFGGLSSDAASGGVTLECASSESTAKTESLSKGFTFGGSVDDSLEKKTKSQDSSTGFKFGDGGITFSSQASGSENSAFLFGAKPSEKGSSDSSFSFSVPPSKAEKDDAPASSETVSTTATMTAANVIPIFGKSLVAESSALKFGEPSTKEQTLVTSTFTFGKTEEKKDTSAPSGAFLFGASKEADKPAPTLGFSFGEPDPPKDFPKPTLTFGKPADSAEAPKPSFSFGQSMTETSAPKPPFGFMANSSSTPASSSSIPSLFGTPSTSSLTPTPAPSSTFVFGQNTSTDHTVAKTFMFGQQPLDSQPTPPAAPSAAPAPVQPFQFGSGTNSSSPAFTFGAVASSTPASSAPAPLANPSPFVFSSVTPSSGFGSGQTPIFGQSVSQPSAPAFGSAAPSFSATASPASAFGAKPNSASVFGQQANPAPTFGSAASSTAQGGFQFGSTGGFGASGSSNSVFAFGAGSAAPATPAASPAMPALNPPSGGGFSFGQTPSFNIGSGKSSFNATPSGQNSVAGRKIKTAVRRRK
- the LOC132104203 gene encoding nuclear pore complex protein Nup153-like isoform X3; this translates as MAATGGGKIRSRRHHIASKPYAKGKQQPGLISRVTDTVKSIVPSWLQKYFKNGEVPEGDTGAVGVDRNNVAPPPNGSDEVTPLPDGRHSPEPSTSNTEPSTTRASRNFHEALSRPPLNRTHLHFPSLDGSPALGGTSSLFSQPSTSTAPFSGSPFAVTSNFSLVKEIKDSSSQHEDDNISTTSGFSSRASDKDLPTSKNVPPLWSPETERTHSGSQTAHSGLKKPAFNLSVFGTSSSSVLSSSVLNSSQLGDSPFYPGKTTYGGAAAMRSARSRPATPYQPPVRRQIKAKPAGAQPCGVTSATARRILQSLERMSSPLADAKRIPSTVSSPLSASLNHTDLDVSNFQSKRKRLEPSVPPVQKLVVPAAAAVSGNRSVSFRPSLTPGGVNRVEKNNRETPVRQSPPISDHVQAPSPSTSSLSYPLSSTPAVSSAGSRGGKMKRDRAIRPSSKKPDDEFAEEPDLPPASLPSNFTLPTFNFSSPTPTLSLTSSTKPFATASEEPAAYKEPAAPSTPPSVPFTFSSPIVKATAASPPTFSPSSGFTFSAPTMKMGPSYSNGKIVPTVAPVKSVASEEKEFEGPFKPAKVLKQGSVLDILKGPGFASPAQNAVDKPLPSTSTSSVPLSGFGDKFRPPAGSWSCGTCLLQNKSSDKTCVACLAPQPNTDSASKSDRKTTEAPASISSLFAPPAGSWDCDTCLVRNKPDVVKCVACDTSKPGTGVKSSLTLPALSEASSTLSATSSATTTATTTASSATGLLGFGDKFKKPEGSWECDVCMVQNKAQDVKCVACQSSKPGAVAAAVSTTVSAPASTAAPLIGFGEKFKKPEGSWECEVCCIQNKAEDQQCVACQSAKPGAKIESKGFSSSFGVQSNSTESGSSGFKFGTSSTYSTSAGLKFGGTFSDTTSTTSGFKFGFGSSNSISKSEGFKFGGLSSDAASGGVTLECASSESTAKTESLSKGFTFGGSVDDSLEKKTKSQDSSTGFKFGDGGITFSSQASGSENSAFLFGAKPSEKGSSDSSFSFSVPPSKAEKDDAPASSETVSTTATMTAANVIPIFGKSLVAESSALKFGEPSTKEQTLVTSTFTFGKTEEKKDTSAPSGAFLFGASKEADKPAPTLGFSFGEPDPPKDFPKPTLTFGKPADSAEAPKPSFSFGQSMTETSAPKPPFGFMANSSSTPASSSSIPSLFGTPSTSSLTPTPAPSSTFVFGQNTSTDHTVAKTFMFGQQPLDSQPTPPAAPSAAPAPVQPFQFGSGTNSSSPAFTFGAVASSTPASSAPAPLANPSPFVFSSVTPSSGFGSGQTPIFGQSVSQPSAPAFGSAAPSFSATASPASAFGAKPNSASVFGQQANPAPTFGSAASSTAQGGFQFGSTGGFGASGSSNSVFAFGAGSAAPATPAASPAMPALNPPSGGGFSFGQTPSFNIGSGKSSFNATPSGQNSVAGRKIKTAVRRRK
- the LOC132104203 gene encoding nuclear pore complex protein Nup153-like isoform X1, translated to MAATGGGKIRSRRHHIASKPYAKGKQDILMLSLLLLQQPGLISRVTDTVKSIVPSWLQKYFKNGEVPEGDTGAVGVDRNNVAPPPNGSDEVTPLPDGRHSPEPSTSNTEPSTTRASRNFHEALSRPPLNRTHLHFPSLDGSPALGGTSSLFSQPSTSTAPFSGSPFAVTSNFSLVKEIKDSSSQHEDDNISTTSGFSSRASDKDLPTSKNVPPLWSPETERTHSGSQTAHSGLKKPAFNLSVFGTSSSSVLSSSVLNSSQLGDSPFYPGKTTYGGAAAMRSARSRPATPYQPPVRRQIKAKPAGAQPCGVTSATARRILQSLERMSSPLADAKRIPSTVSSPLSASLNHTDLDVSNFQSKRKRLEPSVPPVQKLVVPAAAAVSGNRSVSFRPSLTPGGVNRVEKNNRETPVRQSPPISDHVQAPSPSTSSLSYPLSSTPAVSSAGSRGGKMKRDRAIRPSSKKPDDEFAEEPDLPPASLPSNFTLPTFNFSSPTPTLSLTSSTKPFATASEEPAAYKEPAAPSTPPSVPFTFSSPIVKATAASPPTFSPSSGFTFSAPTMKMGPSYSNGKIVPTVAPVKSVASEEKEFEGPFKPAKVLKQGSVLDILKGPGFASPAQNAVDKPLPSTSTSSVPLSGFGDKFRPPAGSWSCGTCLLQNKSSDKTCVACLAPQPNTDSASKSDRKTTEAPASISSLFAPPAGSWDCDTCLVRNKPDVVKCVACDTSKPGTGVKSSLTLPALSEASSTLSATSSATTTATTTASSATGLLGFGDKFKKPEGSWECDVCMVQNKAQDVKCVACQSSKPGAVAAAVSTTVSAPASTAAPLIGFGEKFKKPEGSWECEVCCIQNKAEDQQCVACQSAKPGAKIESKGFSSSFGVQSNSTESGSSGFKFGTSSTYSTSAGLKFGGTFSDTTSTTSGFKFGFGSSNSISKSEGFKFGGLSSDAASGGVTLECASSESTAKTESLSKGFTFGGSVDDSLEKKTKSQDSSTGFKFGDGGITFSSQASGSENSAFLFGAKPSEKGSSDSSFSFSVPPSKAEKDDAPASSETVSTTATMTAANVIPIFGKSLVAESSALKFGEPSTKEQTLVTSTFTFGKTEEKKDTSAPSGAFLFGASKEADKPAPTLGFSFGEPDPPKDFPKPTLTFGKPADSAEAPKPSFSFGQSMTETSAPKPPFGFMANSSSTPASSSSIPSLFGTPSTSSLTPTPAPSSTFVFGQNTSTDHTVAKTFMFGQQPLDSQPTPPAAPSAAPAPVQPFQFGSGTNSSSPAFTFGAVASSTPASSAPAPLANPSPFVFSSVTPSSGFGSGQTPIFGQSVSQPSAPAFGSAAPSFSATASPASAFGAKPNSASVFGQQANPAPTFGSAASSTAQGGFQFGSTGGFGASGSSNSVFAFGAGSAAPATPAASPAMPALNPPSGGGFSFGQTPSFNIGSGKSSFNATPSGQNSVAGRKIKTAVRRRK